A part of Aegilops tauschii subsp. strangulata cultivar AL8/78 chromosome 2, Aet v6.0, whole genome shotgun sequence genomic DNA contains:
- the LOC141041782 gene encoding F-box protein At3g07870-like isoform X1 — MLIMDSGEAGSKKERNEEYSINRLPRELIERIFFRLPVSTLLVCIGVCTRWKNLIRDPNFVTSHLKHASHYSLIFFQQDYVAGKHYPSDAILIDKAWSQSTYAVLTIDPDDLLCGSCNGIICLYTKTLTIKIANLATGECLHLEKPIKNLSGDQFLFYSFGFHPLTREYKITHLGDYVEGRPKNGDKFTIIQVYRLGDEKWKDIRTPEALSLSCVKNSGLINVGGTMYWLTNDMATNWKHVVMCFDLGEEAFARIELPTSVLENSVYGGPRRYWIREIDGKICIATAQTWHKVIYGKLQIWTLDNKVEQSWSQKYNIHTAGYIAGPNLSYGDKLLMQRNDSRLFSHDLHGNEGNIEPMILNMTRLSGFSPVLDFSPRKPDNMQSYIYVESLVRLDVYKKGGIVRKPKKREVWKFKKWKPCEDELSQLEEMWSHIHQKEYDITVFSQRSGIQLKHHLEGISNDVIRQQIGLQIDQIVPVFPNKIILYVNRS; from the exons ATGCTTATTATGGATTCCGGGGAAGCTGGTTCAAAGAAGGAAAGAAATGAGGAATATTCCATAAACCGTCTCCCGAGAGAGCTCATTGAGCGGATATTTTTTCGGCTTCCGGTGAGCACTTTATTGGTGTGTATTGGTGTTTGTACGCGCTGGAAAAACTTGATCCGGGATCCCAATTTTGTCACATCACACCTGAAGCATGCATCCCATTATTCCCTCATATTCTTCCAACAAGATTATGTTGCAGGAAAACATTACCCGAGTGATGCTATTCTAATTGATAAAGCTTGGTCACAATCAACATATGCAGTGCTAACCATTGACCCTGATGATTTACTCTGTGGTTCCTGTAATGGGATTATTTGCTTATACACAAAGACATTGACAATCAAGATAGCTAACCTTGCAACTGGCGAATGTCTGCATCTTGAGAAACCTATAAAGAATTTGAGTGGCGACCAATTCTTGTTCTACAGTTTTGGGTTTCACCCTTTGACAAGAGAATACAAAATTACACACTTGGGTGACTATGTTGAGGGCCGCCCCAAGAATGGAGACAAATTCACCATCATTCAAGTTTATAGGCTTGGTGATGAGAAATGGAAAGACATCAGAACCCCAGAAGCCTTAAGCTTGAGTTGCGTCAAAAACTCTGGACTAATCAATGTTGGTGGAACAATGTATTGGTTAACTAATGATATGGCAACTAACTGGAAGCATGTTGTTATGTGCTTTGATCTCGGTGAAGAAGCTTTTGCACGGATAGAACTGCCAACATCAGTACTTGAAAATAGTGTTTATGGTGGTCCCCGTAGGTACTGGATCAGAGAGATAGATGGGAAAATATGTATAGCAACTGCTCAAACCTGGCACAAAGTTATTTATGGTAAGTTGCAGATCTGGACACTTGACAACAAGGTTGAGCAAAGTTGGAGCCAGAAGTACAATATTCATACAGCAGGTTACATCGCGGGTCCAAATTTGTCTTATGGGGATAAGTTATTGATGCAAAGAAATGATAGTAGGCTATTTTCTCATGATTTGCATGGGAATGAAGGGAATATCGAGCCTATGATATTAAACATGACGAGGTTGTCAGGCTTTAGCCCAGTTTTAGATTTTAGCCCTCGCAAGCCGGACAATATGCAATCCTACATATATGTGGAGTCACTTGTACGCTTAGATGTATACAAAAAAGGCGGCATTGTGCGTAAGCCAAAAAAGAGGGAAGTTTGGAAATTTAAGAAGTGGAAGCCTTGCGAGGACGAGCTCTCTCAGCTAGAAGAGATGTGGAGCCACATTCATCAAAAGGAGTATGATATAACT GTCTTTTCACAACGATCTGGCATACAACTCAAACATCATCTGGAAGGTATATCAAATGACGTGATTCGACAACAAATAGGCCTGCAAATTGATCAAATCGTTCCAGTCTTTCCAAATAAGATAATTCTTTACGTAAATAGAAGTTAA
- the LOC109779733 gene encoding myricetin 3-O-rhamnoside 1,2-glucosyltransferase UGT709G2-like has protein sequence MDSAPTVAVHVLVFPWPRQGLINPMLHLATALLDAGVHVTFLHTEHNLCRIARAPQPRLRLLSIPDGLPDDHPRHYMELMESMCTTGSAAYRALLLSLLPPADDVPPVTCVIADGTMPFATDIAEDLGIPALAFCTFSACSSLAFMSMPKVFELGENPFPADDPVCGVLGMEGILRRRDLPRGPGLCSTEQAGGGDPMILKIGEGVAHSCKARALIINTSASMERPALAHIASHTRDVFAVGPLHASSRAAASASLWREDDGCMAWLDGHGDRSVVYVSLGSIAVISYEQLTEFLSGLAATGYAFLLVLRPGMVQMASSALLREAVAVAQAGKAKIVEWAPQRDVLRHRAVGCFLTHAGWNSTLECAVEGVPMVCWPFFLDQQMNSRLVGAVWRTGLDMKDVCDRAVVEKMVREAMVSGQIKAAAQAMAEQLRLDIADGGSSSSELGRLVRFIRELSVKSGPEPRIT, from the coding sequence ATGGACTCTGCGCCTACGGTGGCGGTGCACGTCCTTGTGTTCCCTTGGCCACGGCAGGGACTCATCAACCCCATGCTCCACCTCGCCACGgccctcctcgacgccggcgtccacgtCACCTTCCTCCACACCGAGCACAACCTCTGCCGCATTGCGAGGGCGCCTCAGCCGCGCCTACGTTTGCTGTCTATCCCCGATGGCCTCCCCGACGACCACCCCCGCCACTACATGGAGCTGATGGAGTCCATGTGCACGACCGGCAGCGCCGCGTACCGTGCCCTGCTCTTGTCATTGCTTCCGCCCGCCGACGATGTGCCGCCGGTGACATGCGTTATCGCCGATGGCACCATGCCGTTCGCCACCGACATCGCCGAGGATCTCGGCATCCCGGCGCTTGCCTTCTGCACATTCAGCGCGTGCAGCTCCCTGGCGTTCATGTCCATGCCCAAGGTCTTCGAGCTCGGCGAGAACCCCTTCCCTGCGGACGACCCAGTGTGTGGCGTTTTGGGGATGGAGGGCATCCTCCGGCGACGAGATCTTCCTCGTGGTCCTGGACTCTGCTCCACTGAGCAAGCAGGCGGCGGAGATCCCATGATACTCAAGATTGGCGAGGGCGTCGCTCATAGCTGCAAGGCACGTGCGTTGATAATCAACACCTCCGCGTCCATGGAGCGGCCAGCGCTCGCCCACATCGCGTCGCACACACGCGACGTCTTCGCGGTAGGTCCACTCCACGCCAGCTCAAGGGCCGCCGCAAGCGCGAGCCTGTGGCGGGAGGACGACGGTTGCATGGCGTGGTTAGACGGCCACGGCGACCGGTCCGTCGTATACGTGAGCCTGGGGAGCATCGCCGTGATCTCGTACGAGCAGCTCACCGAGTTCCTCTCCGGCCTCGCAGCCACCGGGTACGCCTTCCTCTTGGTGCTCCGGCCGGGCATGGTCCAGATGGCTAGCTCAGCGCTACTTCGAGAAGCCGTCGCGGTAGCGCAAGCCGGCAAGGCCAAGATCGTGGAGTGGGCTCCTCAGCGGGACGTGCTGCGGCACAGAGCGGTGGGCTGCTTCCTGACACACGCCGGTTGGAACTCCACGCTGGAATGCGCCGTCGAGGGCGTGCCGATGGTGTGCTGGCCCTTCTTCCTCGACCAACAGATGAACAGCCGTCTCGTGGGCGCCGTGTGGAGGACGGGGCTGGACATGAAGGACGTGTGCGACAGGGCTGTCGTGGAGAAGATGGTGAGGGAGGCCATGGTGTCCGGCCAGATCAAGGCAGCGGCCCAAGCCATGGCGGAGCAGTTGAGGCTGGACATCGCCGACGGGGGCTCATCGTCATCCGAGTTAGGGCGGCTCGTCCGTTTCATCAGAGAGCTCAGCGTCAAGTCTGGTCCAGAGCCAAGAATTACTTAA
- the LOC141041782 gene encoding F-box protein At3g07870-like isoform X2, with the protein MLIMDSGEAGSKKERNEEYSINRLPRELIERIFFRLPVSTLLVCIGVCTRWKNLIRDPNFVTSHLKHASHYSLIFFQQDYVAGKHYPSDAILIDKAWSQSTYAVLTIDPDDLLCGSCNGIICLYTKTLTIKIANLATGECLHLEKPIKNLSGDQFLFYSFGFHPLTREYKITHLGDYVEGRPKNGDKFTIIQVYRLGDEKWKDIRTPEALSLSCVKNSGLINVGGTMYWLTNDMATNWKHVVMCFDLGEEAFARIELPTSVLENSVYGGPRRYWIREIDGKICIATAQTWHKVIYGKLQIWTLDNKVEQSWSQKYNIHTAGYIAGPNLSYGDKLLMQRNDSRLFSHDLHGNEGNIEPMILNMTRLSGFSPVLDFSPRKPDNMQSYIYVESLVRLDVYKKGGIVRKPKKREVWKFKKWKPCEDELSQLEEMWSHIHQKEYDITVFSQRSGIQLKHHLEVSKILPTT; encoded by the exons ATGCTTATTATGGATTCCGGGGAAGCTGGTTCAAAGAAGGAAAGAAATGAGGAATATTCCATAAACCGTCTCCCGAGAGAGCTCATTGAGCGGATATTTTTTCGGCTTCCGGTGAGCACTTTATTGGTGTGTATTGGTGTTTGTACGCGCTGGAAAAACTTGATCCGGGATCCCAATTTTGTCACATCACACCTGAAGCATGCATCCCATTATTCCCTCATATTCTTCCAACAAGATTATGTTGCAGGAAAACATTACCCGAGTGATGCTATTCTAATTGATAAAGCTTGGTCACAATCAACATATGCAGTGCTAACCATTGACCCTGATGATTTACTCTGTGGTTCCTGTAATGGGATTATTTGCTTATACACAAAGACATTGACAATCAAGATAGCTAACCTTGCAACTGGCGAATGTCTGCATCTTGAGAAACCTATAAAGAATTTGAGTGGCGACCAATTCTTGTTCTACAGTTTTGGGTTTCACCCTTTGACAAGAGAATACAAAATTACACACTTGGGTGACTATGTTGAGGGCCGCCCCAAGAATGGAGACAAATTCACCATCATTCAAGTTTATAGGCTTGGTGATGAGAAATGGAAAGACATCAGAACCCCAGAAGCCTTAAGCTTGAGTTGCGTCAAAAACTCTGGACTAATCAATGTTGGTGGAACAATGTATTGGTTAACTAATGATATGGCAACTAACTGGAAGCATGTTGTTATGTGCTTTGATCTCGGTGAAGAAGCTTTTGCACGGATAGAACTGCCAACATCAGTACTTGAAAATAGTGTTTATGGTGGTCCCCGTAGGTACTGGATCAGAGAGATAGATGGGAAAATATGTATAGCAACTGCTCAAACCTGGCACAAAGTTATTTATGGTAAGTTGCAGATCTGGACACTTGACAACAAGGTTGAGCAAAGTTGGAGCCAGAAGTACAATATTCATACAGCAGGTTACATCGCGGGTCCAAATTTGTCTTATGGGGATAAGTTATTGATGCAAAGAAATGATAGTAGGCTATTTTCTCATGATTTGCATGGGAATGAAGGGAATATCGAGCCTATGATATTAAACATGACGAGGTTGTCAGGCTTTAGCCCAGTTTTAGATTTTAGCCCTCGCAAGCCGGACAATATGCAATCCTACATATATGTGGAGTCACTTGTACGCTTAGATGTATACAAAAAAGGCGGCATTGTGCGTAAGCCAAAAAAGAGGGAAGTTTGGAAATTTAAGAAGTGGAAGCCTTGCGAGGACGAGCTCTCTCAGCTAGAAGAGATGTGGAGCCACATTCATCAAAAGGAGTATGATATAACT GTCTTTTCACAACGATCTGGCATACAACTCAAACATCATCTGGAAG TATCCAAGATCCTCCCAACGACTTAA